One Bdellovibrio bacteriovorus str. Tiberius DNA segment encodes these proteins:
- a CDS encoding TIGR02147 family protein has protein sequence MNKTSEFLLNEYQRRRSSAPQLTNAQFAKILGIPSSRLSDYINGRRIMTMSVGKQVIKGLGMGETDFVHLKNLIEFDKRKVKTLLPEVQLKEDEFGVICDWYHFAILALVPVKTFQPNANWIADRLNIPFEVAQAAIERLCRLGLLQIEEGKFIVTHKQLETSHNIPSESLRRSHKQSLVQVLDNMDRVPLDLRDVTSITFPMNRKKIPEAKRLIRNFRRKMATLMTQGPKTDVYNLNVQLFPVTKVQK, from the coding sequence ATGAATAAGACGTCCGAATTTCTATTAAACGAGTATCAAAGACGACGCTCTTCAGCGCCTCAATTGACCAATGCCCAATTCGCCAAGATTCTGGGTATTCCGTCCAGCCGCCTCAGTGACTATATCAATGGTCGCCGGATCATGACCATGTCGGTGGGTAAACAGGTTATCAAAGGCCTGGGTATGGGCGAAACCGACTTCGTTCATCTGAAAAATCTGATTGAGTTCGACAAACGCAAAGTCAAAACTCTGCTGCCGGAAGTACAGCTTAAAGAAGACGAGTTCGGCGTCATCTGCGACTGGTACCACTTTGCGATTCTGGCGCTGGTGCCGGTAAAAACATTCCAGCCCAATGCCAACTGGATTGCCGACCGCCTGAACATTCCGTTTGAAGTCGCACAGGCAGCCATCGAGCGTCTGTGCCGTCTGGGTCTGTTGCAGATCGAAGAAGGAAAATTCATCGTCACTCACAAGCAACTGGAAACCAGCCACAACATCCCATCTGAATCTTTGCGCCGCTCGCACAAGCAGTCCCTGGTTCAGGTTCTGGACAACATGGACCGTGTGCCATTGGATCTGCGTGATGTGACTTCCATCACATTCCCCATGAACCGTAAAAAAATCCCTGAGGCAAAACGCCTGATCAGAAACTTCCGCCGCAAAATGGCCACCTTGATGACCCAAGGGCCTAAAACGGACGTCTACAATCTGAACGTGCAACTGTTCCCGGTAACGAAGGTACAAAAATGA
- the gshA gene encoding glutamate--cysteine ligase, whose amino-acid sequence MAKLILHKQTLANMNEICAWFASKTANMSYPIYSSYDIRDSGYKISNVDANIFPAGFNNICPTDKESAPALVDKYITKHYGAGIKNILLVTEEHTNNAFYWENVHTIRKLIEATGRVVKIAIPRELPEPLNLTSSAGNEVTVHSALKGGELLKSFTPDLIISNNDFSEAYEEWAPTMSEFPMNPPRELGWYQRKKSTYFKYYNQLASEFAEVAKIDPFLLRVETELFEHFDIGDESSRNALAEKVDQMLARLREDYKKRGINQEPFVFVKNNAGTYGLAVIRVGSGEEVKAWSYKSRKKMKAAKGGRDVEEVIIQEGIPSIVEADGASAEPVIYMLGCELAGGFLRTHAEKSSTESLNSPGAVYKRLCVSDLAINTPGCPQENVYGWTAKLGLLAIAMEAQEMGAVFKGYTPVGCGKQ is encoded by the coding sequence ATGGCGAAACTGATTCTGCACAAACAAACCCTCGCCAATATGAACGAGATCTGTGCTTGGTTTGCTTCCAAAACCGCAAACATGTCCTATCCGATTTATTCCAGTTACGACATTCGTGATTCGGGCTACAAAATTTCCAACGTGGATGCGAATATCTTTCCGGCAGGCTTTAATAATATCTGCCCGACAGACAAAGAATCCGCTCCGGCCCTGGTCGACAAGTACATCACCAAACACTACGGCGCCGGCATCAAGAACATCTTGCTGGTGACTGAAGAGCACACCAACAATGCTTTCTATTGGGAAAACGTTCACACCATCCGCAAGCTGATTGAAGCCACCGGTCGCGTCGTGAAAATCGCAATCCCCCGTGAACTGCCAGAGCCTTTGAATCTGACCAGTTCCGCCGGTAACGAAGTGACAGTGCACTCGGCTTTGAAGGGCGGGGAGCTTTTGAAAAGCTTCACTCCGGATCTGATCATCAGCAACAATGACTTCTCTGAGGCCTACGAGGAATGGGCTCCGACAATGAGCGAATTCCCGATGAACCCGCCAAGAGAGCTTGGCTGGTATCAGCGCAAGAAAAGCACGTACTTCAAATACTACAACCAGCTTGCCAGTGAATTTGCCGAAGTGGCCAAGATTGATCCTTTCTTACTAAGAGTTGAAACCGAACTGTTTGAGCACTTCGACATTGGGGATGAAAGCAGCCGCAATGCTTTGGCGGAAAAAGTGGATCAGATGCTGGCTCGCCTGCGTGAAGACTATAAAAAACGCGGCATCAACCAAGAGCCGTTCGTGTTTGTGAAAAACAACGCCGGCACTTACGGTTTGGCAGTGATTCGTGTGGGTTCCGGCGAAGAAGTGAAAGCCTGGTCCTACAAGTCCCGCAAAAAAATGAAAGCGGCCAAGGGCGGTCGTGACGTTGAAGAAGTCATCATACAGGAAGGCATTCCGTCCATCGTGGAAGCGGACGGCGCCAGTGCAGAGCCGGTGATTTATATGCTGGGCTGCGAGCTTGCCGGGGGTTTCCTGCGCACGCACGCCGAGAAAAGCTCTACCGAAAGTCTGAACAGTCCGGGTGCGGTTTATAAGCGTTTGTGTGTGTCGGATCTGGCGATCAATACGCCGGGCTGCCCGCAGGAAAACGTGTACGGCTGGACAGCCAAGCTGGGCCTGTTGGCGATTGCCATGGAGGCTCAGGAAATGGGCGCGGTCTTTAAGGGCTACACGCCGGTGGGCTGCGGTAAGCAGTAA
- a CDS encoding tetratricopeptide repeat protein — protein sequence MRLILSTALVLLSGCSLLGQRSQPDETQAVRATELAQISNAEKVLNTGSFDQSLILYKEFQGLHPQSTFVQAARLGEAQSLAGLERWQESLDLYRDVAVKTRNYQPEIAAQALYQMSFAYEAQGDDLRTVSSLLDAKKLGQYLPLETAAAEIPARLAIVYGRQDREDDAVAYLNEAERGIEKVQTEKGTELPKDWQAKTYVQMGGVSTNQLGVQNFTAFVRGQKLVQIYLFRAVRLNDANWSVRAKTRLQETYRDLFTVVESQREQRRLQSALGAELLGLIDQAELYRPPTGQKMNSHETEFFTFLADVRKKTENIVYTNDEVMGLTEESQRLNSLRRSGRVKADSLLPDEEKATIPLPPKVVPSEDPNL from the coding sequence ATGAGACTGATTTTGTCCACCGCGCTGGTTCTGCTTTCGGGATGTTCCTTGCTGGGGCAAAGAAGTCAGCCGGATGAAACTCAGGCGGTCCGCGCCACAGAGCTTGCTCAGATATCCAATGCGGAAAAAGTTTTAAATACGGGAAGCTTTGATCAGTCCTTGATTCTGTATAAGGAATTCCAGGGTCTGCATCCGCAGTCCACTTTTGTGCAGGCCGCCCGTTTGGGTGAAGCACAATCTTTGGCGGGACTTGAGCGCTGGCAGGAATCGTTGGATCTTTACCGTGATGTTGCAGTAAAAACCCGCAACTATCAGCCCGAGATTGCCGCGCAGGCCTTGTATCAAATGTCCTTTGCCTATGAGGCACAAGGCGATGATCTGCGCACAGTTTCATCTTTGTTGGATGCAAAGAAACTGGGTCAGTATTTGCCACTTGAAACTGCGGCCGCCGAAATTCCTGCTCGCCTGGCTATCGTTTATGGACGTCAGGATCGTGAAGACGATGCCGTGGCTTACTTGAATGAAGCTGAGCGCGGAATTGAAAAAGTTCAGACCGAAAAAGGCACCGAGCTTCCCAAAGACTGGCAGGCAAAAACTTATGTGCAAATGGGCGGGGTTTCCACTAACCAGCTGGGTGTACAGAATTTTACAGCCTTCGTGCGCGGGCAGAAGCTGGTGCAGATTTATCTGTTCAGAGCCGTGCGCTTGAATGACGCCAACTGGTCGGTGCGCGCCAAAACACGCCTGCAGGAAACTTACCGAGATCTGTTCACCGTGGTGGAATCACAGCGCGAACAGCGCCGGTTGCAGTCTGCTTTGGGTGCCGAACTTTTGGGTTTGATTGATCAGGCTGAATTGTATCGTCCGCCGACGGGGCAAAAAATGAATTCTCACGAAACAGAATTCTTCACCTTCCTGGCTGACGTGCGCAAGAAAACCGAGAATATTGTATATACGAACGATGAAGTCATGGGACTGACCGAGGAATCCCAGCGACTGAACAGTCTGCGCAGGTCCGGACGAGTCAAAGCCGACTCGCTCTTGCCTGATGAAGAGAAAGCCACTATACCTCTTCCTCCCAAAGTGGTTCCCTCGGAAGATCCTAATCTGTAA
- a CDS encoding ArsA family ATPase produces the protein MSLFKDTKVLVCVGSGGVGKTTIAASLAVLAAKEGKRVLVLTIDPAKRLAQTLGIEGTKDITKVPGQNFKGELYASVIDHKKTFDDFVARAAKKTESAQKIFNNSLYKQLSTNLSGSQEFTALEKLYSCYESGQFDLIVLDTPPTKHAIDFLNAPQKLSALFNEGVAKWFRDPEGKKGGFFGHLLQTGTRQVLKVLESLTGSNFIRELGDFFVNIEQWQGKLQARTIDVHRMLVAPTTQFCLVTAFDQAKLKEAEYFSREIKKGGYHLGTVVLNRVFPYWLDLRSAQDPGKGHEDLVKLYSQMRSYYNQRDQLYQQFESGMKNQARVFRIPDLVKDISDLGGLEELSALIVEGEKKA, from the coding sequence GTGAGCCTGTTTAAAGACACCAAAGTTTTAGTCTGTGTCGGAAGTGGTGGCGTGGGTAAAACCACGATTGCGGCTTCCTTGGCCGTGCTTGCCGCCAAAGAGGGCAAGCGTGTGTTGGTACTGACTATCGATCCGGCGAAGCGCCTGGCGCAGACCCTGGGCATTGAAGGCACCAAAGACATCACCAAAGTTCCGGGGCAGAATTTCAAGGGCGAGCTGTATGCCTCGGTGATTGATCATAAAAAAACCTTTGATGATTTTGTCGCTCGCGCGGCGAAGAAAACAGAATCAGCTCAAAAGATCTTTAATAACAGCCTTTACAAGCAGCTTTCCACGAACTTAAGTGGTTCGCAGGAATTCACCGCTTTGGAAAAACTGTATTCCTGCTATGAATCCGGCCAGTTTGATCTGATCGTTCTGGATACGCCACCGACGAAGCATGCAATTGATTTCCTGAATGCTCCGCAAAAGCTTTCCGCACTTTTCAACGAAGGTGTGGCGAAATGGTTCCGCGATCCCGAAGGAAAAAAAGGCGGCTTCTTTGGTCACCTGCTTCAGACCGGTACGCGCCAGGTTCTGAAAGTTTTGGAATCTTTGACGGGGTCAAACTTCATCCGCGAACTGGGTGATTTCTTTGTCAATATCGAGCAATGGCAGGGGAAGCTGCAGGCCCGCACGATCGATGTGCATCGTATGCTGGTGGCGCCGACGACTCAGTTCTGTCTGGTGACGGCCTTTGATCAGGCGAAACTGAAGGAAGCTGAATACTTCTCAAGAGAAATCAAAAAAGGCGGCTACCATCTGGGCACGGTGGTTTTAAATCGTGTCTTCCCGTACTGGCTGGACCTCCGTTCGGCTCAGGACCCTGGAAAAGGCCATGAGGATCTTGTGAAGTTGTATTCACAGATGAGGTCCTACTACAATCAGAGGGATCAATTGTATCAGCAGTTTGAGTCGGGCATGAAGAATCAGGCCCGGGTCTTCCGCATCCCTGATCTGGTGAAGGATATTTCCGATCTGGGGGGCCTTGAAGAACTCAGCGCCCTGATTGTCGAAGGAGAAAAGAAAGCATGA
- a CDS encoding ArsA family ATPase has product MKQEIHFVTGKGGVGKSVLAAALALKKSQEGKKTLLVELGDQSFFKDFFNLPQVGFQPVSIRPNLSLALWTGEACLQEYARHFIKVESLAKLFFENAVMKAFINVAPALPELAILGKVTSGPRKHGPALPFDCIVVDAFATGHFIALLEAPKGMAEAVQFGPMGEQSRSIDAHIRNPEICKYHVVTLPEELPLKEASELIARLKNEFGVTAELIMNKMIEAPVSEQTLQEVQSENSDLSKFAEYLDGHIRRQNQMWAQAQGLSPEVTRVPLYFESSAWALVEKTAEVLK; this is encoded by the coding sequence ATGAAGCAAGAGATTCACTTTGTGACCGGAAAAGGGGGCGTGGGGAAGTCGGTTTTAGCCGCAGCCCTGGCGCTTAAAAAGAGCCAAGAGGGTAAAAAGACCCTTCTGGTCGAACTTGGAGATCAGAGTTTCTTTAAGGATTTCTTTAATTTACCCCAAGTTGGATTTCAGCCAGTTTCAATCAGACCCAATCTTTCCTTAGCCTTGTGGACCGGCGAAGCCTGTTTGCAGGAATACGCCCGTCATTTCATCAAGGTGGAAAGCCTGGCGAAGCTGTTCTTCGAAAATGCAGTGATGAAGGCCTTCATTAATGTGGCTCCTGCCTTGCCGGAACTGGCGATCCTGGGAAAAGTCACCAGCGGTCCCCGCAAACACGGCCCTGCGCTGCCGTTTGATTGTATTGTGGTGGATGCGTTTGCCACGGGTCACTTTATTGCTTTGCTGGAAGCTCCAAAAGGCATGGCCGAGGCCGTGCAGTTTGGTCCCATGGGTGAACAAAGCCGCAGTATCGATGCGCATATTCGCAATCCTGAAATCTGCAAATACCACGTGGTCACCTTGCCGGAAGAGCTTCCGCTGAAAGAAGCTTCAGAGTTGATCGCTCGCTTGAAAAACGAATTTGGTGTCACGGCTGAACTGATCATGAACAAGATGATCGAGGCGCCGGTGTCCGAGCAGACTTTGCAGGAAGTGCAGTCTGAAAATTCCGACCTTTCAAAATTTGCCGAGTATCTGGACGGTCATATTCGCCGTCAGAATCAAATGTGGGCGCAAGCTCAAGGGTTAAGCCCCGAGGTCACCCGTGTGCCGTTGTATTTTGAATCCAGCGCCTGGGCTCTGGTGGAAAAAACGGCGGAGGTGTTGAAGTGA
- the tig gene encoding trigger factor — translation MKSNVEKVSNLSRKLNIEVPAAAVQTAFQKIFNGIQKEVTIKGFRKGKAPLATVKSLYGDRVKQDVVQDLIQKHYAEALNEHKLEPISYPEFEFADPTENKDFSFSAAFDVRPEIALKKYEGLEVEKEKAEFDAKKIDQVLENIRASRATFEVVAEDRAVTMSDIAVINFEGFMGGQPLENGSGTDHHLELGAKQFIEGFEDGIVGMKKGETKTLSLKFPDPYHSAELAGKPVEFKVTLNQIKAKVLPELTNEFLATLGGPTDLETLKKSIQEDLEQTETKRIEDAFKNRLLKALVKENPVEVPQSLMKEQKASLVEDFKKRMSEQGMGPDDFASYVEKWDGDFEKTAAEMIQSSFLVDAIAKKHDLFCKKEDLDAKFAEYAQQTGIEESRIKEFYGRPEQASRLTYMLTEEKVIAFLNKSVKVKEVPAGSLKEENN, via the coding sequence ATGAAATCAAATGTAGAAAAGGTTTCCAACCTTTCCAGAAAGTTGAACATCGAAGTTCCGGCTGCGGCAGTTCAAACAGCTTTCCAAAAAATCTTCAATGGCATCCAAAAAGAAGTGACCATCAAAGGCTTCCGCAAAGGTAAAGCTCCTTTGGCGACTGTAAAAAGCCTTTACGGCGACCGTGTAAAACAAGACGTGGTTCAGGATCTGATCCAGAAGCACTACGCTGAAGCACTGAACGAGCACAAGCTTGAACCTATCAGCTACCCAGAATTCGAATTCGCAGATCCAACAGAGAACAAAGACTTCTCTTTCTCTGCAGCATTCGATGTTCGTCCAGAGATCGCTTTGAAAAAATACGAAGGCCTGGAAGTTGAAAAAGAAAAAGCTGAATTCGATGCAAAGAAAATCGATCAGGTTCTTGAAAACATCCGCGCTTCCCGCGCAACTTTCGAAGTTGTTGCTGAAGACCGCGCTGTAACCATGAGCGATATCGCTGTTATCAACTTCGAAGGTTTCATGGGCGGTCAGCCTCTTGAAAACGGTTCCGGCACAGATCACCATCTTGAACTGGGCGCGAAACAATTCATCGAAGGTTTCGAAGACGGCATCGTAGGAATGAAAAAAGGCGAAACTAAAACTTTGTCTTTGAAATTCCCGGATCCATACCACTCTGCAGAGCTTGCTGGTAAACCAGTGGAGTTCAAAGTGACTTTGAACCAGATCAAAGCAAAAGTTTTGCCTGAACTGACTAACGAATTCCTGGCGACTCTGGGCGGTCCAACTGACCTTGAGACTTTGAAAAAATCCATCCAGGAAGATCTTGAGCAAACTGAAACCAAACGCATCGAAGACGCCTTCAAAAACCGTCTTTTGAAAGCTTTGGTGAAAGAAAATCCAGTTGAAGTTCCACAATCCTTGATGAAAGAACAAAAAGCATCTTTGGTTGAAGACTTCAAAAAACGCATGTCTGAACAAGGCATGGGTCCGGATGACTTCGCTTCTTACGTTGAAAAATGGGATGGCGACTTCGAAAAGACGGCTGCTGAAATGATTCAGTCTTCTTTCCTGGTTGATGCTATTGCCAAGAAACATGACTTGTTCTGCAAAAAAGAAGACCTGGATGCTAAATTTGCTGAGTACGCTCAACAAACTGGTATCGAAGAATCCCGCATCAAGGAATTCTATGGTCGTCCAGAGCAGGCTTCCCGCCTGACTTACATGCTGACTGAAGAGAAAGTAATCGCTTTCCTGAACAAGTCCGTGAAAGTTAAAGAAGTTCCAGCTGGTTCTTTGAAAGAAGAAAACAACTAG